The nucleotide window CCTCTGGCACTTGATAGGTTACATGCTTAGAAGAAGCTCACCATCAATCACTTAACAGCAATGACAATCTCAACCGCCTGGGAGATCACTTTTCTCAAGTGAGTATTCTTGTCGTCTAATTGCTTTCCCTTACGATAAACAAGCTGTATATCAAAATCAGGAACGTCTATTGGCGGGGTGACAGCTATCAGTGAACTGTCGACATTAGGGGCGTTTCTAGCGACTAACTTAGGCACAATACACAATAGTTTTCTGCCACTGATCAATCGCTTTACCGTTAAGAAGTTGCTCGATGCGATTGCCACTTTTCTGGTGTAGCCCAGCTCAGCCAATTTAGTATCAACTGCGGTTTTTAGGGCTCCATTAGGCGATACTAAGGCGTGCTCCACAGAGACAAATGATTGTAGTGACATAGGCAACTCAACATCCAACACCGATTCATCAAGCAAGCAGACATGTTGCTCAGTATAGAGAAGTTCTGTGCCATACAATTTAGGCACTTCACCAAAACTGCCTATCGCAATATCTAGCTTAGCCTCTTCAAATACCTGCTGATAATTGGTTCGATTAACGTTGAAAAACGCGACTTGAGAGCTTGGCGAAACTTGCTTAATAAAGTCAAAGATCATTGGGCCAAACATCTGTTCAGCGTAATCGGTCAGCCCTATTTTCCAGCTGCCTCTATAACTATCAACTTCAAACCTTTTGGACAACAGAACTTCAGATTGAATAGTATTAAGCAACGCATCGACGGTGCTTGATAATTCAATGGCTCGGTCGGTCGCTTCCATCTTGCTACCGACACGCTCAAACAAAGGGTCATCAAACAGCTTTCTCAGTCTTTGTAAGCTATGACTCATCGCAGATTGGCTGACATAACAACGCCCAGCAGCCTTACTCACGCTATTCGTCTTATACAAAGCCTGCAGTGCAATCAATAAGTTAAGGTCAATTCCTTTCCAGTTAAAATCAGCCACAAATCAATCCCATATCATTCATAGTTATAATTAAAACAATTAATTTGAATCATAGTTCAACTCCACCTAAATTACGCTAAACATTTATCTGGAATCGATCATGCTTTCAATTTTTAAAACCTTTTTCTGGCTTGGCTGGATTAGCTTCGGTGGACCAGCGGCACACATTGGCTACTTCCGTAAAACCTTTGTTGAGAAACTGAATTGGTTATCCGACGAAGAGTACGGGCAAATTGTCGCCCTCAGTCAATTTCTGCCGGGTCCAGGCTCAAGTCAGGTTGGCTTCGCGGTTGGTTACAAAAAAGGTGGCTTAACCGGTGCGATTGCCGCATTTGTAGGCTTCACCTCCCCTTCTGTCATCCTAATGTTGATATTGGCCTTAGTGAGCAATCAGTTGTTGGAAGCACCGCTTTTCATTTCTATCATCCACGGACTTAAGCTACTCGCGGTCGTGGTTGTGGCTGACGCCACTTTCGGCATGTACAAAAACTTTTGCCAATCAAAGATAGCAACAGCACTGTGTGTGATCACCGCGATTGTTCTGCTTTTAATTCCTGGGATCTGGCCTCAGGTATTAGTTCTATTGTTTGCTTCTATGGTTGGCAGTAAGTTCTTAACCTCACACGAATTAAAAACAGTACCTTCGACGCACAAGATATCGTTAACACCACTCGTGATTTTCGTTGCTTTACTGGTTGGTCTGCCTCTATTCAGTGCTTACTCTCAAGGCATTGAAGTATTTGGCTTGTTCTACCAAGCAGGCAGCTTGGTATTCGGTGGCGGTCACGTGGTTCTTCCGTTGTTACAGAATGGCATTGGTGACCAACTGTCTCAAGATGCCTTCCTAACAGGCTATGCCGCAGCGCAAGCCGTACCGGGCCCGATGTTTACGTTAGCCACTTACCTCGGTTATGTATTAATGCCATCAGCACCGATCACAGGGGCACTGCTCGCAACGATTGCGGTGTTCTTACCGGGCTTCTTGCTGCTACTGGGTGTATTGAAGAACTGGCAGGCAATTGCGAGTAAGCCTCTAGTAGCTGGGGCGCTTACAGGTGTGAATGCGGCTGTAGTCGGTTTATTACTTGCGGCTCTATACCAACCCATCTTCACAAGTGCAGTGAGTAGCAGCTTAGACTTCGCTCTGATCATTGTTGGTGTTTGGCTATTGAAAACCGTGAAGATGCCGATTGTAGGTTTAGTGGGGATCTTCATGTTATTGGGTGCGATTACCGGTCTCGCAATCTAAGTAATAATTGAGAGTAAGAGGTAGGGGAGCTAGTCGCCTACTTCTTACTTTAATCAAAATCGTCATCACAGCAGCAACTATACAATTGCAACTCCACCTAGCACTTCAAGCACTCGAGTGCAGCTCCCTTGGCCAAAAACCTCAGCCTAATTATTTATCGTCCTTAAATCTTAAAATAGAGAGTATTCTCATCTCTCGCCTACCTCGTGATACGTTATCGAGTATCAAACCGCAGAAAAAAGACATCACAGCGATCAAAGCTATTGAGCTAGACAAAACAGCTGTAGGTAGCCTTGCCACTAAACCCGTGTCAACGAATTCAACAATAACGGGAATACCTAAGCTCAATGAAATAAGACCAAGCAATATCGAGAGCACGCCAAAGAAAAACATTGGTTTTACATCTCTCAATAAGAACAAGATAAAGTTGAGGATCTTGAGGCCATCACTCAAGGTGTTCAGTTTACTGGAAGTCCCTTCAGGTCTAGATTGGTACTGAGTTGAGACTTCTTTAATGGACATATTATGATGTAATGCATGCACGGTGAGTTCGGTTTCAATTTGAAAACCATCACTAAAAATCGGGACTGATTTAACAAACCGGCGACTCATAATCCGATAGCCCGAAAAAACATCACTTAATTGGGCGTTAAATCCCCGATTGATAAGTGAAGAGAACATTTTATTGCCGAATATATGTCCTTTAGGATACGCACCTGAAGAGCGCTCTCGGCTTCCAATAATCATATCGAGCTTTTCATTATTTAATTGCTCGATCAAAGCCGGACATATAGACGCATCGTAAGTGTCATCACCATCGGCCATCACGTAAATATCAGCCTCAACATCAGAGAACATACGCCTAACGACTTCCCCCTTCCCTTGACGAGACTCATGTCGAACAATAGCACCGGCTTGCATCGCCTCTTCTATCGTGTTGTCAGTTGAATTGTTGTCATAAACATAAATAGTAGAATTAGGTAAAGCTTGTTGAAAAGAAGTGACCGTTTTTCCGACCGCACCAGCTTCGTTATAGCACGGGAGTAACACAGCAATGGTTTGGTTTTTCATGAACTCCCCCTAACTCTAAAGACTCGGTAGCCGCTTTCAATGTTGTCGTGCACAACCTCCAACCAAGTTGGAGTATCTGAGCTGTATAATTTATTGATAAACGCCTCCTCTCCCGCCGAGTCCTTTAAAATCAACAAATGCGGATCATTGCCAATAACAATGATATCGATGCTTTTCTCTATGATTTTCCTTTCGGCTAAACTCAGATCTTCCTCTAGCATCACCTCAATAAGAAATTGGTTCCCAACAATATTTCTATGGTAAGGAGCAGCAATAATTCGATTATCCGTCTTTGCCAACACTGGAGCCCCCGTTTCGATCCCTGAGAGTATGGTGTGCGAATTGATATCGTTATCTTGTAGCACCTTATGGATCTTCAGCGATTGCTCCTTTTGATCAAGAGTAGTTGTAATTTCTTCGGTTGGCGACAACGCAAGAATGACAAAGGCGACCGCTAGTGGTGCTCCAGAAATAATAACGGTCGCTTTTATGATGAAGGAACGGATGTAATCTGCTAACTGAAGAATCACATATGCTTGCAGGGGAGCTGCTAGTACAAAACACAACCTCATGACTCTAATCTACCAAAAGATCGCAAGGGCTAAATTGAACATAAAGATGAGATACAAAATTGTGCAGTGGTGGTTTTTACGCTTAAAAAATGGATACAAAGTGGCAGGAATCACGAGCAAAGCGTAATTCTCTATCGAGAAAAAACCATGACTTGCGACATATCTAACGACCGATTTCGCTTCTGTCACTTGGTCTAACCAATACACTTTAAGTATAGGAGGGTAATCAATTAACAACGCACTGCTGAGCGATGGATAAAGCACTGCCACTGGGATTAAAAATAAAACAGCAAGAAATACGAACAGAAAAACCTTTTGCAGCTGGCTTTTATCTTCACTCATTAATAGATGATAAACATTAACGAACAGCCAACCACAGAAGAACAGGATGATGAGAGCAAATGATATTTCGTCGTACTTAAAAACAAAAAACTCATCGTAAGGCCGATTTAATAAAACCGCACAAACCCCAAACAGAGCAGAACTCGCATACAGCTTAGAGATATAACCAAACCACTCATGGCAAACAAGACCGTAATACACGGTGTAAATCGCGAAGAAAATCATAAATAACAATACATTGTCTAACCCTGTCCACAAAGATAAAGACAACAAGATTGCTTGAGCATAAACACGCCATGATTGGCACAATTGGTTGTGATTTAACGGCGTCGAGGCTAAAAACAAGACAGCGAAGATAAGCTGAATATTATGATGATCAATAGAACCGGGTAAAAAATGGATAATTGAAGGCGAAGAAATCGCAAACATCATGCTAATAAAGCGATACTTGGCACCAAAGAGGTGGTCAGCTAAGTAAAAGCATGACAGTGAAAAAAGCAGCAAGTAAAGCAGGGGGACAAGAGAGATGGATATTGTATAAGCAAGGTTATCATCAACGATAAACAATAGTGGAAAGGCAACAAGCGACAGAACGAGATCAGGAAATCGAGACCAATGAATAATAATACCATCAGCGGCATTGAAATTACTCATCGGCTCTAGGTACCAATGCCCGTTCTTCATCCACTCTTGAAACTGAACAAAACGCATATAATCGTCATTGTCATTCAAGTTGAGTATTGAAACGCTTTCCCACTTATAAAAAAATATCACTATGGCACAAACTAGCCAAAGGGCAGAAATTACAATGATATCTTTATTAAAGCTTTCGCTTTTAGGCAATATGAATATCCTTTTCATTGAGCCAAAATCAAATTTCTACTGTTCCATCTCTCTCACTTCTGATAACGCTCTATTTAAATTTTCATTCGCTACTTTGTAGTAAGATGATTTCTTATCGATAGCTTGCTGTAGATAAGGGACTGCCTGATCGGGCTTTCCTTGTAATATCAAGAAGTAGCCGACATTATTCAACGCTTCCGGCGCTTCCATATGTCTCATAAATA belongs to Vibrio splendidus and includes:
- the chrA gene encoding chromate efflux transporter yields the protein MLSIFKTFFWLGWISFGGPAAHIGYFRKTFVEKLNWLSDEEYGQIVALSQFLPGPGSSQVGFAVGYKKGGLTGAIAAFVGFTSPSVILMLILALVSNQLLEAPLFISIIHGLKLLAVVVVADATFGMYKNFCQSKIATALCVITAIVLLLIPGIWPQVLVLLFASMVGSKFLTSHELKTVPSTHKISLTPLVIFVALLVGLPLFSAYSQGIEVFGLFYQAGSLVFGGGHVVLPLLQNGIGDQLSQDAFLTGYAAAQAVPGPMFTLATYLGYVLMPSAPITGALLATIAVFLPGFLLLLGVLKNWQAIASKPLVAGALTGVNAAVVGLLLAALYQPIFTSAVSSSLDFALIIVGVWLLKTVKMPIVGLVGIFMLLGAITGLAI
- a CDS encoding glycosyltransferase family 2 protein; this encodes MKNQTIAVLLPCYNEAGAVGKTVTSFQQALPNSTIYVYDNNSTDNTIEEAMQAGAIVRHESRQGKGEVVRRMFSDVEADIYVMADGDDTYDASICPALIEQLNNEKLDMIIGSRERSSGAYPKGHIFGNKMFSSLINRGFNAQLSDVFSGYRIMSRRFVKSVPIFSDGFQIETELTVHALHHNMSIKEVSTQYQSRPEGTSSKLNTLSDGLKILNFILFLLRDVKPMFFFGVLSILLGLISLSLGIPVIVEFVDTGLVARLPTAVLSSSIALIAVMSFFCGLILDNVSRGRREMRILSILRFKDDK
- a CDS encoding LysR family transcriptional regulator, with the translated sequence MADFNWKGIDLNLLIALQALYKTNSVSKAAGRCYVSQSAMSHSLQRLRKLFDDPLFERVGSKMEATDRAIELSSTVDALLNTIQSEVLLSKRFEVDSYRGSWKIGLTDYAEQMFGPMIFDFIKQVSPSSQVAFFNVNRTNYQQVFEEAKLDIAIGSFGEVPKLYGTELLYTEQHVCLLDESVLDVELPMSLQSFVSVEHALVSPNGALKTAVDTKLAELGYTRKVAIASSNFLTVKRLISGRKLLCIVPKLVARNAPNVDSSLIAVTPPIDVPDFDIQLVYRKGKQLDDKNTHLRKVISQAVEIVIAVK